In Moorena sp. SIOASIH, the following proteins share a genomic window:
- a CDS encoding Hint domain-containing protein has protein sequence MTTCIEAVKGAYGQNAKEILQVDWKNIPEDDLESDSFKSNAPFPLVCPQQHCQDHADISPIAHSRCRCIDANKKPIPNCNPKNYLQPYPSVICVNVDNPSESKPYRGRKCIKQGDSWYPLSCSCCCSCFAFNTKIAVPSGGFKFIQDFSVGNKVLTADLESQDNGIKLKWLTAKVSFSQGTGPDSHQSAMVYIHHGNDRSIIVTPDHLFLLPSGKLKRAEYLVPGKDQLVSDQGEPVPIHEVSIGEYEGGVHHIATNKEFTGDISGHLLLSEGVVSGDFNLQIHADQLKEKDLIVNHDDLPKIGTSAYEKANTELATGHYAFFKSQATPAVLPVESEATQSQAIPVTATEPQKTVTSLQKRKFYVHGTRVASIPETTAKFISSPQALDVSDNADRYSFSEVPTVNSMVKYILRLYGVFYQDIVFYHDIGRLEPNAYAFTQYGRKIVVVSGGLTRIKGLLQEGLSVIVSHLVTRLHKIEPHDYNGYTSVGMADYYMLSTLGELYYGATANQVFAKGLKQIEKTIFHNITPRNSRYESDPYSPSIETRLDAMDAAYAADFPPPGIGGPTLGGLQLTDATASPPQLQPSSFITYDIDIQMAQEVVRQLQEHQILDTQGVLHASFNLDRDLSFLFAGQPENQRKLLLEQVRYVLLHAGASILVSFNIDVDPQTAMDEDDYELEPAAKVFTAQVSQDDPSVVVLSAQIERNVEYTLTVAQHVKAANGSTLDLETNTTKFRLV, from the coding sequence ATGACAACATGTATAGAGGCTGTTAAAGGTGCCTATGGTCAGAATGCAAAAGAAATCTTGCAGGTAGACTGGAAAAATATCCCCGAGGATGATTTAGAGAGCGATAGTTTTAAGTCAAATGCTCCCTTTCCGCTTGTCTGCCCACAACAACACTGTCAAGATCACGCCGACATATCACCTATAGCTCACAGTCGATGCAGGTGTATAGACGCGAACAAGAAGCCTATCCCAAATTGCAATCCTAAGAATTATCTTCAACCTTACCCTTCAGTTATCTGTGTGAATGTGGATAACCCCTCTGAATCTAAGCCTTACAGAGGAAGGAAATGCATAAAGCAAGGAGACAGTTGGTATCCACTTTCCTGCTCTTGCTGCTGCTCTTGCTTTGCTTTCAACACCAAGATCGCTGTTCCCAGCGGAGGCTTTAAATTCATTCAAGATTTCAGCGTCGGCAATAAAGTATTGACAGCCGATCTAGAATCTCAAGACAATGGCATCAAGCTCAAATGGTTAACGGCCAAAGTCTCCTTTAGCCAAGGGACAGGCCCGGATAGCCATCAGTCAGCCATGGTCTATATCCATCATGGTAATGATCGGTCAATTATTGTCACCCCCGACCATTTGTTTCTCCTGCCGTCAGGTAAACTTAAACGGGCAGAGTATTTGGTTCCCGGAAAAGACCAACTGGTATCGGATCAAGGCGAACCCGTGCCCATTCATGAAGTTAGCATTGGGGAATATGAAGGGGGCGTACACCACATTGCTACTAACAAGGAATTCACAGGGGATATTAGCGGTCATCTACTTCTGAGCGAAGGGGTTGTATCAGGGGACTTTAATCTACAGATTCACGCAGATCAACTCAAGGAAAAGGACTTGATTGTCAATCACGACGACCTGCCCAAAATCGGAACTTCGGCATACGAAAAGGCAAACACTGAATTGGCAACGGGTCACTACGCTTTCTTTAAATCCCAGGCGACTCCTGCGGTTCTCCCTGTGGAATCTGAGGCGACTCAATCACAGGCAATTCCTGTTACGGCTACCGAACCCCAGAAAACAGTCACGTCTCTTCAAAAGCGGAAGTTCTATGTTCACGGGACACGGGTTGCTAGCATTCCTGAAACAACTGCCAAGTTTATCAGTTCTCCGCAAGCGCTCGATGTCAGTGACAACGCAGACCGCTACAGTTTCAGTGAAGTCCCAACCGTGAATTCCATGGTGAAATACATCTTGAGACTCTATGGTGTATTTTATCAGGATATTGTGTTTTACCACGACATAGGACGATTAGAACCAAATGCTTACGCTTTCACCCAATACGGTCGGAAAATCGTTGTTGTTTCTGGGGGTCTCACCCGCATCAAGGGGTTGCTCCAAGAGGGCCTATCAGTCATCGTGTCTCACCTAGTCACCAGACTCCATAAAATAGAACCTCATGACTACAACGGATATACCTCTGTGGGAATGGCGGATTATTACATGTTATCTACTTTAGGAGAGCTTTACTATGGTGCTACAGCTAATCAAGTATTTGCAAAGGGTCTCAAGCAGATTGAGAAAACCATATTTCACAACATCACTCCACGAAACAGTCGGTATGAAAGCGACCCCTATAGTCCCTCAATTGAGACTCGTCTTGATGCAATGGATGCAGCGTATGCTGCGGATTTCCCACCTCCTGGAATCGGCGGTCCTACCCTAGGGGGATTGCAGTTGACTGATGCCACTGCCTCTCCACCCCAACTGCAACCCAGTTCTTTCATTACCTACGACATTGACATCCAAATGGCCCAGGAGGTTGTTCGGCAGCTCCAAGAGCATCAAATCCTAGATACCCAAGGGGTTCTTCATGCCAGCTTTAACCTCGACCGGGATCTGTCTTTCCTGTTCGCCGGTCAACCCGAAAACCAGCGGAAACTACTGCTCGAACAAGTCCGCTACGTCCTGCTCCATGCTGGTGCTAGCATCCTGGTCTCTTTCAATATCGATGTTGACCCGCAAACAGCTATGGATGAGGACGATTACGAACTCGAACCAGCAGCCAAAGTTTTCACGGCTCAAGTCAGCCAGGATGACCCATCAGTGGTAGTGTTGAGCGCACAAATCGAACGAAATGTGGAATATACCCTAACTGTTGCCCAGCATGTGAAGGCAGCAAATGGCTCCACCCTCGATCTAGAAACCAATACGACCAAATTCAGGTTGGTCTAG
- a CDS encoding neuraminidase-like domain-containing protein, with translation MSTTETLEKFYQNNPNLDLLDLNLNNTQTLQDLNWPADYDDAQKSASVKELKKARRLLSLHPDVGQTLPKKLPVSERAAATASVFEAPVDAAPVPEAPVDAAPVPEAPVAEATPSVTEATVDAATPSVPEATATVASVTEQPLAEPKQLIGQFDDRLDSAHRVASFSEHHFVQEFGDKFSNEETARLVHRNAASKVARISHLLATARDLTAPHTRLLRTSNISEDISQHFAGLPGYQDIFGSLNYCECKHCKSIFGPAAYFVDLMRIIDKYVTKPNQQTIPEKMQLSDRRPDLEKILLTCENTNHEMPYLQIVNERLEALVKKSLGEPEDIYKVLAQRYYPFALPLQLPLERMRIYLQQLKVELANIYTALPTDESFVAAESLGLSREEWQLLTATDTPDEATLKKYYGVSALNTLSNVEIFRQQTGLKFVELRDLLYQNLSEAEIKAGLNGQFFINHGLSKLLQIKEDEAQTIENLENPALDRINRFLRLAAKLDWTFEELDWVLHCVNQGTPAINEPTLKAIAKTKALQAKLNTSVATVTALLFDLKTYGQGEEDPQSEAPFDLVFNASGINTYHPKDEGSTHYRLNPTYTDDIQQWTIGANDDNNRKLTVWVAAGVGLRQDELVALAKALFDSSHPIPLTVSNLSALYRHAKLASLVSNKRGEQPPIAQYLQLLQQTQKKQLVLSTEDIKTIAETADRLQRSGLNVFEVEYIINGGKPSPSVNPLYRQQDVDRWLQTLPKLVTSNAKEQTDRDKEKSEKLIEQIATLFNSRTPEIEAVLSLLNKNPIDIIPIFLDKSQKDEAKTILENLSRWLVVVRKLRLTVGELGSIKSHPAAYGITNLEQLTLGNVLDIFRFKQLVVEFEDTTGSLIAYLDDIENNRTGTAAEKLSEISGWDKAQSETLLGVLTNSNQIERLYQLQSVFELVAKTGTDVAFLQYLQGLAGKLADTHWDDYQTAADNLLAAVRARYATDNWEKFYAQIDGKEQELKRTALIGTALVELAKNPETKWVKNTRNLYEYLLIDVEMSGCASISYIKEALNATQLYLNRCRQQLEPGIENFEIPDIWWEWLINYRVWEANRKIFLYPENYIDPAYRQSKTTLFKDLESQLKQGNITKEMVGEADKTYLESFAELAKLKYVDAYYCNISDETRDDAPTLFLFARTETEPYTYYYLIQEKEGIWSEWHQIDIPIEAEQITPIYAFSKLFVFWVELKKYDEKNSNEKTVIQKATIKYTFSNFSGGWVQPQTLVQDMVISVDESQYRSSQKTLFPDDFFDTNKVWLQKVYALKIEKNRYFVLGSGANKFEKIVLLYGPMIDTDANYGEISDDAPTATDTTVKQFEDQLYKTVQHLKWTQENNYRGYLPVFNAIAIDDALEVSFLVNPDEFLFLKQESPKSSTFFRPEIDKSSGRLNLISTDSIIHDNYTADGISKPAGVRLPIQLKEDSFVSPDKDVDLDATGSQMIYNQLKDTYGDINPDGTVPSDMDFTLLAKDVNDLLKEQPKLEGKVKHVLRVMYQAYGTPWLSSAMRSQNYKLFTVKGHPAAFVFNGDKESFLLLDDQKKVPSISRALFNSDRIFNSHSFVSKPLDIEVTASETIYRELMNYDDLNEDGRLATFTTLDSLRKDLNEILQDQPHKREWVPGVLNILMHQPIFKEDSFINKATDVDIEKTASETIYKELQNAGYLDENGRLEAEIDFYELTQELRNILTDQPHKENKVRHVVDTLYQSAFPSSLGFFESKDRGYAICEFKFKATRLTTAAVHRLSSTLLTGGIDKLLNLSSQQIPVEAELPFDRFQFSDLRVVAPEAIDGGQVDFAGAYGLYYWELFFHTPLYVANQLNGNQQFRDAEKWFQYIFNPTLPEEPMQEDSFVTPTIGTRDSRRIYEILKNQKIITEDGLVSSTFTKDKDLKRFLGNILNEAQIQSIKNILLNKQLSSQVARFWQFQPFRNHTLESLRGQLQNPDQIAAYNKNPFDPHAIARLRIGAYEKAVVMQYIDNLLDWGDSLFAQYSWESITTATMLYIYAYNLLGERPENLGKCSTDAPASFESIRKKYEDEISQFLISLEDEDSPANSLALVSSPINEVDAYFGIPENEKFLAYWDRVEDRLFKIRHCLNIKGVKQPLPLFQPPIDPAQLVKAAAAGSDVLDFITRGQPEIPHYRFSFTMERAKNFTATVSQLGNALLAALEKKDTESLARLRATQEKNILNITTAIKEKQIEEIQQTIASLQESKSNAQNRQEHYQKLYDENMNEREITDLAMRGAAVISQDVAIAIHGLAIAGYLTPNTFGLANGGMDFGMAINCGAAIADGIAGTLNQGAGMISTRSQYERRREEWELQRDSAAYEIEQVEKSILANEVRVAILQRELEIHQKTIQQADEYEDFLKSKFSNEDLYQWMVGRLSTLYFQTYKMALSMAMAAQITYQNELNRSDVFLDFNYWEDRNKGLLAGEGLMLALQQMEKAYIENSGRSLEIEKTISLLHLDPQKFMEFKWGVNSAKQGELSFELSEKLFDFDFPGHYCRKIKSISISVPAVVGPYQNINATLVQNSNTVVLKPDFKAVQHVLDPRNHQNVPDGSLRENWLRNQQIALSRGIDDAGLFVLDFRDEMYLPFEGTGAVSKWTLSLPPETNRIDFSSISDIIIKVQYTAQDGGSKFANEVKGLLSSESPPYPYTLAKQFDLKQAFPAAWHQFISTPPQSGVQEISFPVTDKRLLPNLKDVTLTEAAVVLQTSESIKVSDKKPTTHFVALQLKGHSEEQVPIKNNFGRIVLSLSGETCKLTFKITNTPTELLDSGQLNPHSLLDLTVILFYQSNVFEKLSS, from the coding sequence ATGTCAACAACAGAAACTCTAGAAAAGTTTTATCAAAACAATCCTAATCTCGATCTTCTGGATCTAAACCTGAACAATACTCAAACGTTACAAGATCTAAACTGGCCAGCCGATTATGATGACGCCCAAAAGTCTGCTTCTGTAAAAGAATTGAAAAAGGCTCGGCGGTTGCTTTCTTTACATCCAGATGTAGGTCAAACGCTACCAAAAAAATTACCAGTCTCAGAAAGAGCTGCTGCAACTGCCTCAGTTTTCGAAGCACCTGTCGATGCTGCCCCAGTTCCCGAAGCACCTGTCGATGCTGCCCCAGTTCCCGAAGCACCTGTCGCTGAGGCAACTCCCTCAGTTACCGAAGCAACTGTCGATGCGGCAACTCCCTCAGTTCCCGAAGCAACTGCGACAGTTGCTTCAGTTACCGAACAACCTCTAGCTGAACCCAAGCAACTCATTGGGCAGTTTGACGATCGATTGGACTCGGCTCATCGCGTTGCCAGTTTTTCGGAACACCACTTCGTACAAGAATTCGGCGACAAATTTAGCAATGAAGAAACAGCTCGTCTGGTTCATCGTAATGCAGCTAGCAAGGTCGCACGCATCAGTCATCTCCTAGCAACAGCTAGAGATTTAACTGCTCCTCATACTCGATTATTACGGACAAGCAATATTTCAGAAGATATCTCCCAGCATTTTGCAGGACTACCTGGTTATCAAGATATATTCGGTAGCTTGAACTACTGTGAGTGCAAGCATTGCAAATCAATCTTTGGTCCGGCAGCGTATTTTGTCGATTTGATGAGGATTATAGACAAATACGTTACTAAACCCAATCAACAGACAATTCCAGAAAAAATGCAGTTGTCGGATCGCCGACCAGATCTGGAAAAAATCCTGCTTACTTGCGAAAATACGAACCATGAAATGCCCTATCTTCAGATTGTGAATGAACGTCTGGAAGCTCTTGTCAAAAAATCTTTGGGAGAACCCGAAGATATCTACAAAGTTTTGGCACAGCGATATTATCCTTTTGCATTACCACTTCAGTTGCCCTTAGAACGAATGCGTATCTATCTACAGCAATTGAAAGTCGAGCTAGCTAATATCTACACTGCATTGCCAACAGATGAGTCTTTTGTTGCAGCAGAGTCTCTGGGACTGTCCCGAGAAGAATGGCAGCTATTAACTGCTACAGATACCCCTGATGAAGCGACCCTGAAAAAATATTATGGCGTTTCAGCTCTGAATACGTTGAGCAATGTCGAAATCTTTCGTCAGCAGACTGGTCTCAAGTTCGTGGAGCTGCGCGATCTGTTATATCAAAATCTCTCGGAAGCCGAAATAAAAGCTGGATTAAATGGGCAGTTTTTTATCAATCATGGACTTTCTAAACTGCTTCAAATCAAAGAAGACGAAGCCCAGACCATTGAGAATTTGGAGAACCCTGCTCTGGATCGAATCAACCGTTTCTTGCGTTTAGCAGCAAAGCTGGATTGGACTTTTGAGGAACTGGACTGGGTACTTCACTGCGTTAACCAGGGTACGCCTGCCATAAACGAGCCAACCTTGAAAGCGATCGCCAAGACTAAGGCACTTCAAGCAAAACTCAATACTTCGGTTGCCACAGTCACTGCACTGCTGTTCGATCTCAAGACCTACGGACAAGGAGAAGAAGACCCTCAATCTGAAGCACCTTTCGATCTGGTGTTTAACGCTTCTGGGATAAATACCTATCATCCTAAAGATGAAGGGTCTACACACTACCGCTTAAATCCAACATACACTGATGATATCCAACAATGGACGATCGGTGCCAATGACGACAATAATCGCAAACTAACTGTTTGGGTAGCAGCAGGAGTCGGTCTGCGCCAGGATGAATTGGTTGCCTTAGCGAAGGCGCTTTTTGATTCAAGTCATCCAATCCCTTTAACAGTGAGCAATCTCTCTGCCCTCTACCGCCATGCTAAATTGGCATCGCTAGTTAGCAATAAGCGCGGTGAGCAACCACCAATTGCTCAATACTTGCAGTTACTACAGCAGACGCAGAAAAAACAACTCGTTCTGAGTACAGAAGACATCAAAACCATTGCCGAAACTGCCGATCGCTTACAGCGTTCTGGTTTAAATGTCTTTGAAGTCGAATACATTATCAACGGCGGTAAACCCAGTCCATCCGTTAATCCTCTTTATCGGCAGCAGGATGTAGATCGATGGCTGCAAACCTTACCAAAATTGGTTACTAGCAATGCTAAGGAGCAAACCGATCGGGACAAAGAAAAAAGCGAAAAACTGATCGAACAAATCGCTACATTATTTAACAGTCGAACTCCTGAGATAGAGGCAGTCTTGTCCCTTCTCAATAAGAACCCGATAGATATTATTCCAATTTTCCTAGATAAATCTCAAAAGGACGAGGCAAAGACTATCCTGGAAAATTTATCCCGATGGTTGGTTGTAGTCCGCAAGCTCCGTCTAACTGTAGGCGAACTTGGCAGTATTAAATCCCATCCTGCTGCCTACGGAATTACAAACCTCGAACAGTTAACCCTTGGGAATGTTCTCGATATATTCCGATTTAAGCAATTGGTTGTAGAATTTGAGGATACTACAGGTAGTCTGATTGCCTATTTAGACGACATCGAGAATAATCGGACAGGTACAGCAGCCGAGAAATTATCTGAAATTAGTGGTTGGGACAAAGCTCAGAGCGAAACCTTACTGGGTGTTTTGACGAATAGTAACCAGATAGAACGGCTCTATCAGCTCCAATCAGTATTTGAGTTGGTGGCGAAAACTGGTACGGACGTTGCCTTCCTACAATACTTGCAAGGTTTAGCGGGCAAGCTTGCAGACACTCATTGGGATGATTACCAAACCGCAGCAGACAATCTGTTGGCAGCTGTTCGGGCGCGTTATGCTACTGATAACTGGGAGAAATTTTACGCACAGATTGACGGAAAGGAGCAGGAGCTAAAACGCACTGCCTTAATTGGCACCGCTTTGGTAGAACTGGCTAAAAACCCAGAGACTAAGTGGGTCAAAAATACGCGGAATTTGTACGAGTACCTGCTGATTGATGTGGAGATGAGTGGCTGCGCCAGCATTTCTTATATCAAAGAAGCACTCAATGCCACTCAGCTCTATTTAAATCGCTGTCGGCAGCAATTAGAACCAGGTATTGAGAATTTTGAGATACCGGATATTTGGTGGGAATGGTTGATAAACTATCGTGTTTGGGAAGCTAACCGGAAAATTTTCCTGTACCCAGAGAACTATATCGATCCGGCTTATCGGCAATCTAAAACCACCTTGTTTAAGGATCTGGAGAGCCAGCTTAAGCAAGGAAATATTACGAAAGAAATGGTAGGGGAGGCTGATAAAACATACCTCGAAAGTTTCGCGGAATTAGCCAAGCTAAAATACGTTGATGCCTATTATTGCAATATCAGCGATGAGACGCGAGATGATGCTCCTACCTTATTCCTATTCGCTCGCACCGAGACTGAGCCTTATACCTACTACTATCTTATTCAAGAGAAGGAAGGCATCTGGTCGGAATGGCATCAAATTGATATCCCAATTGAAGCCGAGCAGATTACTCCGATTTATGCCTTTAGCAAGCTGTTTGTCTTTTGGGTCGAACTGAAGAAGTATGACGAGAAAAATTCAAATGAGAAGACTGTCATTCAGAAAGCAACCATAAAGTATACTTTTTCCAATTTTAGTGGGGGATGGGTTCAACCCCAAACTTTAGTCCAAGATATGGTTATTTCTGTTGATGAGAGCCAATACCGCTCCAGCCAGAAGACTCTGTTTCCCGACGACTTTTTTGATACGAATAAGGTATGGTTGCAGAAGGTTTATGCCCTGAAGATTGAGAAGAATCGTTATTTTGTCTTAGGGTCTGGTGCTAATAAATTTGAGAAAATCGTCCTGCTTTACGGTCCTATGATTGACACTGATGCTAACTATGGTGAAATCAGCGATGACGCTCCTACGGCAACAGATACCACCGTTAAGCAGTTTGAGGACCAGCTTTACAAGACAGTTCAACACTTGAAGTGGACTCAAGAAAATAATTACAGGGGTTATCTGCCAGTTTTTAACGCCATCGCGATCGACGATGCCTTGGAAGTCAGTTTCCTCGTCAATCCAGATGAATTTCTCTTCCTCAAGCAAGAATCGCCGAAAAGCAGTACCTTTTTCCGACCGGAGATCGATAAATCATCAGGTCGGCTGAATCTAATTTCGACAGATAGCATCATCCATGATAACTACACTGCTGACGGAATCAGCAAACCAGCCGGGGTCAGACTTCCAATTCAGCTCAAGGAGGATTCATTTGTTTCTCCAGATAAAGATGTTGATCTTGACGCAACTGGTTCGCAGATGATTTACAATCAATTAAAGGATACGTATGGAGATATAAATCCTGATGGGACGGTACCTTCAGACATGGACTTTACCTTGCTAGCCAAGGATGTGAATGATCTCCTGAAGGAACAGCCCAAGCTGGAGGGTAAGGTTAAACACGTTCTGCGAGTTATGTATCAAGCTTATGGCACACCCTGGCTTTCCTCTGCCATGAGGAGTCAAAATTATAAACTATTTACGGTAAAAGGCCATCCTGCAGCTTTTGTCTTTAATGGCGATAAAGAGTCATTCTTGCTGCTCGACGATCAGAAAAAAGTCCCTTCTATCAGTCGCGCCCTCTTTAATTCAGATAGGATTTTCAACTCCCATTCATTCGTGTCTAAACCGCTGGATATCGAAGTAACAGCCTCTGAAACAATCTATCGGGAACTGATGAATTACGATGATTTAAATGAAGACGGACGTTTGGCAACATTTACCACTCTGGACAGTCTTCGCAAGGACCTCAATGAGATTCTCCAGGATCAACCCCACAAACGAGAATGGGTTCCAGGAGTCCTCAACATTCTCATGCACCAGCCGATATTTAAGGAGGATTCTTTCATCAATAAAGCGACGGATGTCGATATCGAAAAAACAGCCTCTGAGACTATTTACAAGGAGTTGCAAAACGCTGGCTATCTTGATGAGAATGGTCGTCTGGAGGCGGAGATTGATTTCTACGAACTCACCCAAGAGCTAAGGAATATCCTAACAGATCAACCTCACAAGGAGAATAAGGTTCGGCATGTGGTTGATACTTTGTATCAAAGTGCCTTTCCGTCATCCCTTGGTTTCTTTGAGAGTAAGGATCGAGGATATGCCATTTGCGAATTCAAATTCAAAGCTACCCGTTTGACCACTGCAGCGGTACATCGGTTAAGCTCGACCCTTTTAACTGGGGGTATTGATAAACTGCTGAACTTAAGTTCTCAACAAATTCCGGTGGAAGCAGAATTACCTTTCGATCGCTTCCAATTTTCAGACCTCCGCGTGGTTGCTCCCGAAGCAATCGATGGCGGACAAGTGGATTTCGCTGGTGCTTATGGGCTTTACTATTGGGAACTCTTTTTCCATACCCCTCTCTACGTCGCGAACCAGTTGAATGGCAATCAGCAGTTTCGCGATGCTGAAAAGTGGTTTCAATATATCTTCAATCCCACACTTCCAGAGGAGCCAATGCAAGAGGATTCTTTCGTGACCCCAACCATTGGAACCCGTGATTCCCGACGGATTTATGAGATCCTGAAGAATCAGAAAATCATTACTGAGGACGGACTGGTGAGTTCGACCTTCACTAAAGATAAAGATTTAAAACGATTCTTGGGCAATATCTTAAATGAAGCCCAGATCCAATCAATCAAAAACATTCTGCTTAATAAGCAGCTCAGTAGTCAAGTAGCCCGCTTCTGGCAATTTCAGCCTTTCCGCAACCATACCCTAGAATCGCTTCGCGGCCAGCTCCAGAACCCCGATCAAATTGCTGCCTACAACAAAAATCCTTTCGATCCCCACGCCATTGCCCGACTTCGTATCGGTGCCTACGAAAAAGCCGTGGTGATGCAATATATTGACAACTTGCTCGATTGGGGAGACTCTCTCTTCGCCCAATACAGTTGGGAATCAATCACCACGGCCACGATGCTTTACATCTACGCCTACAACTTGCTGGGAGAAAGACCGGAAAACTTAGGCAAGTGCAGCACCGATGCCCCAGCTAGTTTTGAAAGTATTCGCAAGAAATACGAAGATGAGATTTCTCAATTCTTAATCTCCCTCGAAGATGAGGACTCCCCAGCCAACAGTCTCGCTTTGGTCTCCAGTCCAATCAATGAAGTTGATGCCTACTTTGGAATTCCAGAAAATGAAAAGTTCCTTGCTTATTGGGATCGCGTAGAAGATCGGTTATTCAAAATTCGTCACTGCCTGAATATTAAAGGAGTAAAACAACCGCTTCCTCTGTTCCAACCACCTATCGATCCGGCTCAGTTAGTTAAGGCAGCAGCTGCCGGAAGCGATGTCTTGGATTTCATTACCAGAGGTCAGCCAGAAATTCCTCATTACCGTTTCAGCTTTACAATGGAGCGGGCTAAAAACTTCACTGCTACGGTTTCTCAACTCGGAAACGCCTTGCTAGCAGCGCTAGAGAAAAAGGATACTGAAAGCTTGGCGCGGTTACGAGCGACTCAGGAAAAAAATATCCTGAACATCACAACCGCGATCAAAGAAAAGCAGATCGAGGAAATCCAACAGACGATAGCTTCCCTGCAAGAAAGCAAAAGCAATGCCCAGAACCGGCAGGAACACTATCAAAAACTCTACGACGAAAACATGAACGAACGGGAAATCACGGATCTGGCAATGCGGGGGGCTGCAGTCATTTCCCAAGATGTCGCAATCGCAATTCATGGCTTGGCTATAGCTGGTTATCTCACTCCCAACACCTTTGGGCTTGCCAATGGTGGCATGGACTTTGGTATGGCGATCAACTGTGGCGCTGCCATAGCGGATGGTATTGCTGGAACACTCAATCAAGGAGCAGGGATGATTAGCACCAGATCTCAATACGAGCGTCGGCGGGAAGAATGGGAACTGCAACGGGATAGTGCGGCATACGAAATCGAACAAGTCGAAAAAAGCATTCTCGCCAATGAAGTCCGGGTGGCTATTCTACAGCGAGAACTGGAAATCCATCAGAAGACTATCCAACAAGCTGATGAATATGAGGACTTCCTGAAAAGCAAATTCAGTAACGAAGACCTGTACCAGTGGATGGTTGGGCGCCTCTCAACGCTCTACTTCCAGACCTATAAAATGGCTCTGAGTATGGCTATGGCTGCCCAGATTACCTACCAAAATGAACTTAATCGCAGCGATGTATTTCTCGATTTTAACTACTGGGAAGACCGTAACAAAGGTCTTTTGGCTGGGGAAGGTTTAATGCTAGCCTTACAGCAAATGGAGAAAGCTTATATTGAAAACAGCGGTCGTTCTCTGGAAATCGAAAAAACCATCTCGCTTCTCCATCTCGATCCCCAAAAGTTTATGGAATTCAAATGGGGCGTTAATAGTGCCAAACAAGGGGAACTCTCCTTTGAACTCAGCGAGAAACTTTTTGACTTCGATTTCCCCGGTCATTACTGCCGGAAGATTAAGTCCATTTCCATTTCTGTCCCAGCCGTTGTGGGTCCTTATCAAAATATCAACGCGACCCTCGTACAAAATAGCAACACGGTCGTTCTCAAACCCGATTTCAAAGCAGTCCAACATGTATTAGATCCTCGAAATCACCAAAATGTTCCAGACGGTTCATTGAGGGAAAACTGGTTGAGAAACCAACAAATCGCGTTATCGCGGGGCATTGATGATGCTGGTCTGTTCGTCTTGGACTTCCGGGATGAAATGTATTTACCTTTTGAAGGCACTGGAGCAGTTTCTAAGTGGACTCTTTCTCTGCCACCGGAAACAAATCGGATCGACTTCAGCAGCATCTCTGATATCATTATCAAAGTGCAATATACTGCTCAAGACGGCGGAAGTAAGTTTGCTAACGAGGTCAAGGGATTGCTGTCTTCGGAAAGTCCGCCCTATCCCTATACTCTGGCTAAACAATTTGACCTCAAGCAGGCTTTTCCAGCAGCATGGCATCAGTTCATAAGTACCCCACCGCAGAGCGGCGTTCAGGAAATTAGCTTCCCCGTTACGGATAAAAGGCTTCTCCCTAACCTTAAGGACGTAACTTTAACTGAAGCGGCAGTGGTGTTGCAAACCTCAGAAAGTATCAAAGTTTCGGATAAGAAGCCGACTACCCATTTTGTGGCTCTGCAACTTAAGGGCCATTCGGAGGAGCAAGTTCCCATTAAGAATAACTTTGGTCGGATCGTCCTCTCTTTGTCGGGAGAAACCTGCAAGCTGACCTTCAAAATAACTAATACACCGACAGAGTTACTTGATAGCGGTCAGTTAAACCCCCATTCTCTGCTGGATTTGACGGTTATTCTTTTCTATCAATCGAATGTGTTTGAGAAGCTCAGTTCTTAG